The genomic region CAACGACTCGATCTCCTCCAGCAAATTCTCGATATTGAGCCCATCGAAGTCTCGCGCCCTGAGCTTGGTCGCCACATCCTCTAGCCAAAGGGCAAAATCCTGGTCGTAGAGTGATACTCGCTGCGAAGCCTGGGTCATCGGGCCACCACCTAAACAGCTACTCTCAGGATAAGCCCTGTCCCCCTACCCCTTCACCGTCTAACCACCCTTCACCCATTCACCCCTCTACCTTTTACCCCTTCCCTAAACCCCAGCACCCCGGTAAATGCGAGCCGCCTGCTCAGGGCTGAGGCGGTTGGCCCCTGGCCAGTGGGGCTGCACCGGCTCAGCAAAATCGGGGCGGGCCACCGCCGGGGCACCGGCACCGGGCCGCACCGTGTCTTGAAACTCCAGGGAAAGACCGCCGGGCTTGAGCGACTTGGCCTTTTCGAGGTCGGCATAAATTTTGCTGTGGGGCGGTACGAAGGTTTTAGACTCTTCATCGTAGGCCAGCAGCTCGGCGGTTTCGAGTTTGTAGATCCAGCCGTGGATGGCCAGGGTGCCCGCGTGCAGCTTTGAGCGCACCGAAGGATAGGTTTGCAGATTGTCGATCTGGGTGAGGACGTTTTGGGCCACCAGCAGATCGAGCTTGTCTTTCTTTTCCAGGGTGCCGTAGTGGTCTTCGACGAGTTTGCGGGTGGCTTCGGTGTGGCGCAGCCAGTGGTAGACCAGGGGCATTTTTTCTTCGAGGTCGCCAATCTGTAAGAGACCCTTCATGGCCCCACACTGGGTGTGGCCGCAGACAATCACCTGGCGAATATCCAGGGCCTCCATGGCGTACTCGATGGTGGCCCCTTCGCCGCCGTTGGTGGCCTCGTAGGGGGGAATAATGTTGCCCGCGTTGCGGATGATAAATAGATCGCCAATGTCGGCCTGGGTGATGATGGTGGGGTCTACCCGCGAGTCAGAGCAGCCGATGAACAATACCCTCGGGTGCTGACCCTTGACCAGCTGTTGAATCAGTTCCTGGTGATCGGGAATGTAGTTTTCCTGAAACTCACGCAGACCTTGCAGCAGCTTTTCCATAGATCACACAGGAAATTAGGGCAACCGAGCCCAGGCGATCGCCTGAACCCGCATATATTGTTATCTCATATCCAAGGTCTCAGCACCGCAAAGATTTACTTATCACAGCAATCATCCTTGCTTTTGAGGAACTGAGACCGGCGGCTCAATTCTAAAAGTCGGGCCCTCCCACAGCCAAATCCAGCATTCGGCGCAATAATGGGCATGACTTCCTACGGCTGTAGCTATGCGTAACCCCCTCTGGCGGCTCAAGTCTTTGCCCTGGGCAATTTTGCTTCAGGTGGCTCTGGCGGCGGTGGCGATCGCCACCGCCGCCGACCTGCTGCTAGCCCAGGGGTTGGCCCTACTGCTGGCCAACGTCGGCAGCGGCCTGCTGCCCCTGATGCAGCTGTTGTTTATGGCGCTACCCATTGTCGCTGGCTTTGGCATTGGCGCTCTGGCCCTCACTATTTTGGAGCGGTGGTTTAGCCGGGTGTACATCGATACCGGCGTGTTGTGGGCGCTGGTGCCCTGCATTGCCCTGGTAATTTTTATCAAAGGGTTTTTGCCCATCCCCGCTGCGCTGGTAACTATGTCCTACACTCTGCTGGTAGGGGTGCTGCTGGGCGTGTTTGTGGTGGGCAAACGCCACTGGCGACGCTGGTAGCCGCAGAATTAACCGGGGCAAGCTGAGCAAACCCCGTAAATAATGTCATGCAATAGAGAACCGTTGATGAAAGCCATCCTCAAAAGCCTGCTCGTCGGAAGCCTAGTT from Nodosilinea sp. PGN35 harbors:
- a CDS encoding carbonic anhydrase, whose amino-acid sequence is MEKLLQGLREFQENYIPDHQELIQQLVKGQHPRVLFIGCSDSRVDPTIITQADIGDLFIIRNAGNIIPPYEATNGGEGATIEYAMEALDIRQVIVCGHTQCGAMKGLLQIGDLEEKMPLVYHWLRHTEATRKLVEDHYGTLEKKDKLDLLVAQNVLTQIDNLQTYPSVRSKLHAGTLAIHGWIYKLETAELLAYDEESKTFVPPHSKIYADLEKAKSLKPGGLSLEFQDTVRPGAGAPAVARPDFAEPVQPHWPGANRLSPEQAARIYRGAGV